One region of Marivirga arenosa genomic DNA includes:
- a CDS encoding DUF547 domain-containing protein, producing MKRFSLLIIIISLTIFSFPSNGQNKIDNEPNEFVKLSMKLISAVKNKEDYQKYVDEYKALPLSELAQSLDTDEKTKAFWINTYNAYVQILLSEDPSLFEDRGSFFKSDLINVGGEMLSFDFIEHGIIRGSKVKLSMGFLKDPFASKLEKEFRVDETDGRIHFALNCGATSCPYVAVYSAHDLENELDQIAKQFLQRTIRYDENEEEVYVTTLFSWFKGDFSEQGGVIGYLKKYDCIPEDASPGVNYKDYDWTLDLGNFTELK from the coding sequence ATGAAAAGATTTAGCCTCCTAATAATTATCATTTCTTTAACAATTTTTAGTTTTCCTTCTAACGGTCAGAATAAAATTGATAATGAACCAAATGAATTTGTCAAACTTAGTATGAAATTGATTTCTGCTGTTAAAAACAAAGAGGATTACCAAAAATACGTAGATGAATATAAAGCATTACCTCTTTCTGAATTAGCTCAATCATTAGATACTGATGAAAAAACCAAAGCATTTTGGATCAATACGTATAATGCCTATGTACAAATTCTACTTTCTGAGGATCCCTCATTGTTTGAAGATAGAGGTTCGTTCTTTAAATCAGATTTAATCAATGTAGGAGGAGAAATGTTAAGCTTTGATTTTATAGAACATGGAATCATTAGAGGATCAAAGGTAAAATTATCAATGGGTTTTTTGAAAGATCCTTTTGCAAGTAAACTAGAAAAAGAATTTAGAGTTGACGAGACTGATGGTAGAATCCATTTTGCTTTAAACTGCGGTGCTACTTCTTGTCCTTATGTAGCGGTTTATAGTGCTCATGATTTAGAAAATGAATTAGATCAAATTGCCAAACAATTTCTTCAAAGAACAATTCGATATGATGAAAATGAAGAAGAAGTTTATGTCACTACTTTATTCAGTTGGTTTAAAGGAGATTTCTCTGAGCAGGGCGGAGTTATTGGATACTTGAAGAAGTATGATTGTATTCCCGAAGATGCTAGTCCTGGTGTTAATTATAAGGATTATGACTGGACTCTCGATCTAGGAAATTTTACTGAACTAAAATGA
- a CDS encoding BamA/TamA family outer membrane protein, whose protein sequence is MKESSKNLFYSFLITLSTIPILSENVIAQDQFDENIVELDSTIYETDKNSLFPLPVVYYTPESGLFYGASILYNFFTERKKPIIASQIQLAAGYTTKNQTLIFLPFQIYWDQNKWRSIGELGFYNYAYPFYGIGNNGQPDQFSTYRAIFPRARIFLLKQTIPNLFIGGRYWFENYDIIEWDNTGSFQQEDYSGGLYNRTSGIGPALIYDTRDGVYYPREGHYLESYTEFNHSVTGSTHNYGTVSLDYAYYKSITDKTVLASNAFVVNNFGDVPFNRLAQLGGNKKMRGYFQGYFQDKNLLLGQLEIRQELFWRFGLAVFGSAGQTAANWGDYGMGRWNYAGGAGLRFVFDKTKHINVRLDYAVGKESSGFYIAFNEAF, encoded by the coding sequence ATGAAAGAATCCTCAAAAAACTTATTTTATTCATTTTTAATTACCCTTTCAACAATTCCTATTTTAAGTGAAAATGTAATAGCGCAGGACCAGTTCGATGAAAATATAGTTGAATTAGACTCCACTATTTATGAGACTGATAAAAACTCTTTATTTCCATTACCTGTAGTTTATTACACTCCTGAATCCGGCTTATTTTATGGAGCTAGCATCTTATATAATTTCTTCACCGAGCGAAAAAAGCCAATTATAGCTAGTCAAATTCAATTGGCTGCAGGATATACTACCAAAAACCAAACGCTAATTTTTCTTCCATTTCAAATCTATTGGGATCAGAATAAATGGAGAAGTATAGGGGAGCTTGGCTTCTATAATTATGCTTATCCTTTTTATGGCATAGGGAATAATGGACAACCTGATCAGTTCTCTACATATAGAGCCATATTCCCAAGGGCGAGAATATTTCTGCTAAAACAAACAATCCCTAATTTATTCATCGGTGGTCGATATTGGTTTGAAAATTACGATATAATTGAATGGGATAATACGGGAAGTTTTCAGCAAGAGGATTACTCAGGTGGTCTTTATAATAGAACAAGTGGTATTGGACCTGCTTTAATTTATGATACCCGAGATGGAGTTTATTATCCTAGAGAAGGACATTATCTAGAGAGTTATACTGAGTTTAACCATAGCGTGACAGGGAGTACACATAATTATGGAACAGTATCGCTAGATTACGCCTATTATAAATCGATCACAGATAAAACGGTTTTAGCCAGCAATGCATTTGTGGTCAACAACTTTGGAGATGTCCCTTTCAACAGATTGGCCCAACTCGGAGGAAATAAGAAAATGCGTGGCTATTTTCAGGGGTATTTTCAAGACAAAAACCTACTATTAGGACAATTAGAAATTAGACAAGAGCTATTTTGGAGATTTGGTTTAGCGGTTTTTGGATCAGCTGGTCAAACCGCAGCCAATTGGGGAGATTATGGCATGGGTAGATGGAATTATGCGGGTGGAGCGGGTTTAAGATTCGTTTTTGATAAAACCAAACATATAAATGTTAGACTTGATTATGCAGTAGGAAAAGAAAGTAGTGGCTTTTACATTGCCTTTAATGAAGCTTTTTAG
- a CDS encoding TIGR04283 family arsenosugar biosynthesis glycosyltransferase, with product MSHTQNNKISVIIPTLNEAENISTLIQHLKANSGHSDIEIIVSDAKSEDHTAEIASKLGVITISTKKASRAHQMNEGAKIAKGDILYFVHADAKPPKSFVQDIQQSVHSGNDFGCYRFKFDSKSPLLAVNSFFTRFKFLWCRGGDQTLFIKKSIFNENRGFNEEYILMEDFELIKRLWKNYRFGIIPKSVLVSARKYEFNSYWKVNTANLKIFRMFLKGYPPQLLKEKYFQLINHPKGSK from the coding sequence ATGTCCCATACACAGAATAATAAAATATCTGTCATTATACCGACACTAAATGAGGCCGAAAACATAAGTACCCTAATTCAGCATTTGAAAGCCAATAGTGGGCATAGTGATATAGAAATAATCGTAAGTGATGCTAAAAGCGAAGACCATACTGCTGAAATTGCTTCAAAATTGGGAGTAATAACAATCAGCACAAAAAAAGCTTCTAGAGCACATCAAATGAATGAAGGAGCTAAAATTGCAAAAGGTGATATTTTATATTTTGTACATGCCGATGCAAAACCTCCCAAAAGTTTTGTACAAGATATCCAACAGTCAGTACATTCAGGAAATGATTTTGGATGTTATCGCTTTAAATTTGATTCTAAAAGTCCACTTTTAGCCGTTAATTCATTTTTTACCCGTTTCAAATTCTTATGGTGTAGAGGTGGTGATCAAACACTATTCATCAAAAAATCAATTTTTAATGAAAATAGAGGCTTCAATGAAGAATATATTTTAATGGAGGATTTTGAGCTCATAAAGCGATTATGGAAAAATTACCGATTTGGAATTATACCAAAATCTGTATTAGTCTCTGCAAGAAAATATGAATTCAATAGCTATTGGAAAGTCAATACAGCCAATCTCAAAATATTCAGAATGTTTTTAAAAGGTTATCCTCCTCAACTATTAAAAGAGAAATATTTTCAATTGATAAACCATCCTAAAGGATCAAAATAG
- a CDS encoding T9SS type A sorting domain-containing protein, whose translation MKKLYLLSTLIFYSFFGYSQTDCASAVTIAENTEYIKTLVPFEYQWYKFTIPRDGKLQIEYSNSDNAQIELLSGSCGSLTDLGGGLGLISYLEAAEGEEVYLRLSTFELSNQDITFSLEVNDIVEGDSCDDPITAVKDTEGVNTIPPTLNQFIWFQFQMPAEEKILTISNPLNSRIEVYGENCTEFRASNFFNQNDDLVTQNPRPNEVINIKFTLDGTGDVDWNLSLDDFAAGEKCDLAEIATDGINSVPSSNAPFFWFSYTIPAEGGRLEVTSSVDNNVHVYRNACDALEFLGSGNGNIFLSSLDPEEQVLIRWNLSDGNNFDWNIATQAFLEGDICSNAKVAIEGQNILTEDNYADYWYSFEILNNNATVSISPNSSFFTYEIYKGSCGDFTKLLDGFGNEEVTNLSANDEIFIKWNIRGTKSLDFDLDYSYEKQDQEIIFNNLDSKTFGDANFDLTASASSDLDVGYSSSNTAVATVIGSTVTIVGAGTTTITASQDGNTEFNAAEPVEQILTVNKADQTITLDPITNKLVSDADFEINGSSTSGLNLSYSVTGPATVSGNFISFTWETGTVVVTASQAGNDNYNAAQDVTQEFLVTDPNKTNQTITFDALPAVSFGGANFDLSGSASSGRALTYESSNPNVATISGSTVTVVGAGTATITASQEGDGTYNPASPVSQELVVNKANQTISITAISDKEVTAADFDVTASTASGLALIYEVSGPASISGNTITLEGTVGTVTVTVSQSGNANYNSASAQVSFEVINSRSDQTISITSIPDKFTTDSSFDVEASTTSELDLTYEVSGPATIEGTSITLDGTVGTVEVTVSQAGNDDFNPATESVSFDVTEDPCLDFTVTATVTNSVCAGDDQGIIVIDPTAGTAPFSYSLNEADAVRENIFTTLAPGEYSVVVTDANGCTATATATITSPDPLEITAEVVNSNSILGNGSISLSVTGGTGEYTYSWSNDATTASIEELEVGEYSVTVTDENGCNIEKSFTIGGVTANAETLSKAISIFPNPAKDIIQIEYDEEVKLIQLYDVRGKILNEMNLDGSKSEINVSQLPAGLYFIKMDGDNQLYRFIKE comes from the coding sequence ATGAAAAAACTTTACTTATTATCAACCTTAATCTTCTATAGCTTTTTTGGCTATTCTCAAACAGATTGTGCTTCTGCTGTTACCATTGCCGAAAATACTGAATATATCAAAACCTTGGTGCCATTTGAATATCAATGGTATAAATTTACTATTCCCAGAGATGGTAAATTGCAAATAGAATATTCTAATTCCGATAATGCACAAATTGAACTTTTATCTGGTAGTTGTGGAAGCTTAACTGATCTAGGCGGTGGACTTGGTCTGATTTCTTATTTGGAAGCTGCTGAAGGAGAAGAAGTTTATTTAAGGCTTTCTACTTTTGAATTGTCTAATCAAGACATAACTTTCAGTTTAGAAGTAAATGATATTGTTGAAGGAGATTCTTGTGACGACCCGATTACCGCTGTTAAAGACACCGAAGGTGTTAATACAATCCCTCCTACTCTTAATCAATTTATTTGGTTCCAATTCCAAATGCCAGCTGAAGAAAAGATACTAACTATTTCTAATCCTTTAAATTCTAGAATTGAAGTCTATGGTGAAAATTGTACCGAATTTAGAGCTTCCAATTTCTTCAACCAAAATGATGATTTGGTCACTCAGAATCCAAGACCCAATGAGGTCATAAATATAAAGTTCACTTTAGACGGAACAGGGGATGTTGATTGGAACCTTTCGTTAGATGATTTTGCTGCGGGTGAAAAATGCGATTTAGCAGAGATTGCAACTGACGGAATCAATTCAGTTCCCTCTTCAAATGCTCCATTTTTCTGGTTTTCCTATACCATACCAGCTGAGGGAGGGAGATTGGAAGTTACTAGTTCTGTTGATAATAATGTTCATGTTTATAGGAATGCCTGTGATGCTCTTGAATTTTTAGGATCAGGCAATGGAAATATCTTTTTGAGTTCTTTAGATCCTGAAGAACAAGTGTTGATTCGTTGGAATTTGTCAGACGGAAATAATTTTGATTGGAATATTGCTACTCAAGCATTTTTAGAGGGCGATATTTGTTCCAATGCCAAAGTGGCAATTGAAGGCCAAAATATCCTTACAGAAGACAATTATGCGGACTATTGGTATTCTTTTGAAATCTTGAATAATAATGCCACTGTTTCAATATCTCCAAATAGTTCTTTTTTTACTTACGAAATATATAAGGGAAGCTGTGGAGATTTTACCAAATTATTAGATGGTTTTGGCAATGAAGAAGTTACTAATCTTTCTGCTAATGATGAAATCTTTATAAAATGGAATATTAGAGGGACTAAATCCTTGGATTTTGATTTAGATTACTCTTACGAGAAGCAAGACCAAGAAATAATTTTTAACAATTTAGACAGCAAGACTTTCGGAGATGCTAATTTTGATTTGACTGCATCAGCATCCTCTGATTTAGATGTGGGATACTCTAGCTCAAATACTGCTGTGGCCACGGTAATTGGTTCTACCGTAACGATTGTCGGAGCTGGTACTACAACCATTACTGCTTCCCAAGATGGGAATACTGAATTTAATGCTGCAGAACCTGTAGAACAAATCTTAACCGTAAATAAGGCAGATCAAACTATTACATTAGATCCGATTACAAATAAGTTAGTTTCAGACGCTGATTTTGAAATCAATGGATCTTCAACAAGCGGGTTAAACCTTAGTTATTCTGTAACAGGACCTGCTACCGTATCTGGCAACTTTATAAGTTTTACATGGGAAACAGGAACTGTCGTAGTAACTGCTTCTCAAGCAGGTAACGATAATTATAATGCAGCTCAGGATGTAACTCAGGAGTTTTTAGTTACTGATCCAAATAAGACAAACCAAACTATTACCTTTGATGCTTTGCCCGCAGTAAGCTTTGGGGGTGCTAATTTTGATTTAAGTGGCTCAGCTTCATCGGGCCGAGCGCTTACGTATGAAAGTAGTAATCCAAATGTAGCCACAATAAGTGGATCTACAGTTACTGTAGTTGGGGCAGGAACTGCAACCATAACTGCTAGTCAAGAAGGAGATGGAACTTATAATCCAGCTTCTCCAGTTAGTCAGGAATTAGTAGTTAATAAGGCGAATCAGACCATATCAATTACAGCTATTTCAGATAAAGAAGTAACAGCTGCTGATTTTGATGTTACGGCTAGCACAGCAAGTGGTTTAGCCTTAATCTATGAGGTTTCAGGGCCTGCGTCAATTTCAGGCAACACTATTACATTAGAGGGAACTGTAGGCACCGTAACCGTAACAGTTTCTCAGTCTGGAAATGCTAATTATAATTCAGCTTCAGCACAAGTTAGTTTTGAGGTTATTAATTCAAGAAGCGACCAAACCATCAGCATTACTTCAATACCAGATAAATTCACAACGGATTCTTCTTTTGATGTTGAGGCGAGTACGACTAGTGAATTAGATTTAACTTATGAAGTGAGTGGGCCTGCCACAATCGAGGGTACAAGCATTACATTAGATGGGACTGTGGGGACTGTTGAAGTTACGGTAAGTCAAGCCGGAAATGATGACTTTAATCCAGCTACCGAATCAGTAAGCTTTGATGTTACAGAAGATCCTTGTTTAGATTTTACTGTTACAGCGACAGTAACAAATTCAGTGTGTGCAGGAGATGACCAGGGAATTATTGTTATTGATCCTACAGCTGGAACCGCCCCATTTAGCTATAGTTTAAATGAAGCTGATGCAGTTCGGGAAAATATCTTCACAACTTTAGCTCCAGGTGAATATTCTGTAGTGGTAACCGATGCTAATGGATGTACTGCAACAGCAACCGCTACCATCACGAGCCCTGATCCACTAGAAATTACTGCAGAGGTAGTGAATAGCAATAGTATATTAGGTAATGGAAGTATTAGTTTGAGTGTGACGGGTGGTACAGGTGAATATACTTATAGCTGGAGTAATGATGCTACTACCGCATCCATTGAAGAATTAGAAGTGGGAGAATATTCAGTTACAGTTACAGATGAAAATGGTTGTAATATTGAAAAGAGCTTTACAATTGGTGGAGTCACGGCAAATGCTGAAACTTTATCGAAAGCTATTAGCATTTTCCCAAATCCTGCAAAGGATATCATACAAATCGAGTATGATGAAGAAGTTAAGTTGATACAATTGTATGATGTGAGAGGTAAAATTCTAAATGAGATGAACCTTGATGGATCGAAAAGTGAAATCAATGTAAGTCAACTACCAGCAGGCTTGTATTTCATCAAAATGGATGGAGATAACCAGCTTTACAGATTTATTAAAGAATAA
- a CDS encoding tetratricopeptide repeat protein, which translates to MKNIFLILFISIIPFLGYTQESEIDSLYNLAQNSNDSVKANIYLDIAVAYRTIDPKKALEFANDALGFANKSNFYYIKAESLNILGAIYNVLGEYDRAVSLLQESLRNYELLGYSKGVANSSNSLGVLYFNHHDYENAKKYYQKALSLVDSAEYPVAVGVYKLNIGEVYQATQENNNALKLERKAYEIFEALEDVNGMAYALGVQAKVYLNEGKEAKAIQNTKKTLDLLIESQDFLGAVEYLNFLVGIYIRTGNLAAAEENVNSALDLSRQINSLKWKIESFENLSEILYKKGQYRKAFQYKDSADISKSKLLDEEKQKQISNLRIIYETEQKEKENEILRIDKELKQKTIYQQRVLNIVIVSVLVIIIVFAILTFRAKNQKQKANIQLKLQNEEILQQREEIETQAERLKAINTDVIHKNQLIQEKNQNITDSMNYAKSIQTALLPFHTRISAELEDFFIYYQPKDIVSGDFYWFNETENKVFVVVADCTGHGIPGAFMSFIGHDLLNHIINFKNVNNPAEILKQLKLSVAHLLRQKQTGNRDGMDISICVWDKKEQKVQFSGANHELIYIQNKQLHQLKGNKTTIGLDHDKKVKDFDVHEIKITNDTCFYLFSDGYVDQFGGLNNKKYMIKNFRELLLRIHMKKMNTQKEIIKETFDQWKKDQEQVDDILVWGFRIFN; encoded by the coding sequence ATGAAAAATATATTCCTAATCCTTTTTATAAGTATAATTCCTTTTTTAGGATACACACAGGAATCTGAGATTGATAGCTTATACAACCTAGCTCAAAACTCCAATGATAGTGTTAAGGCTAATATCTATTTGGATATAGCAGTAGCCTATCGTACAATTGATCCAAAAAAAGCACTCGAATTTGCAAATGATGCATTAGGTTTTGCTAACAAAAGCAATTTCTATTACATCAAAGCGGAGTCTCTTAATATCTTAGGTGCTATTTATAATGTGCTGGGAGAATACGATAGAGCAGTGTCTTTATTGCAAGAGTCGTTACGGAATTATGAATTACTGGGGTATTCTAAAGGAGTGGCAAATTCTTCCAACAGTTTGGGAGTATTATATTTTAATCATCATGATTATGAAAATGCCAAAAAGTATTACCAAAAGGCTTTAAGTTTAGTTGATTCTGCCGAATATCCTGTAGCAGTTGGTGTTTACAAACTAAATATTGGAGAAGTTTATCAGGCCACCCAAGAAAATAATAATGCTTTAAAGTTAGAAAGGAAGGCCTACGAAATTTTTGAAGCGCTCGAAGATGTTAATGGCATGGCTTACGCTTTAGGGGTACAGGCAAAAGTTTATTTAAATGAAGGTAAAGAAGCCAAAGCAATTCAAAACACAAAAAAAACGCTAGATCTTTTAATTGAAAGTCAGGATTTTTTAGGAGCCGTTGAATACTTAAATTTTCTGGTAGGGATATACATCAGAACCGGAAATTTAGCTGCTGCTGAAGAGAATGTAAATTCTGCTTTAGACTTATCACGCCAAATTAATTCTTTAAAATGGAAGATTGAGTCTTTTGAGAATTTGTCCGAAATCTTGTATAAAAAAGGTCAATATAGAAAAGCTTTTCAATACAAAGACTCTGCCGATATAAGTAAAAGTAAATTGCTTGATGAAGAGAAACAAAAACAAATTTCAAACCTTAGAATTATTTATGAAACAGAGCAGAAAGAGAAAGAGAATGAAATTTTAAGAATTGATAAAGAGTTAAAGCAGAAAACGATTTACCAACAAAGAGTTCTGAATATTGTAATTGTAAGTGTTTTGGTAATTATAATAGTTTTTGCAATTCTTACGTTCAGAGCTAAAAACCAAAAGCAGAAAGCTAATATCCAGCTTAAATTACAAAACGAAGAAATTCTTCAGCAAAGGGAGGAAATCGAAACACAAGCGGAAAGACTCAAAGCCATTAATACTGATGTCATTCATAAAAATCAGTTAATTCAGGAGAAAAATCAAAATATTACCGATAGCATGAATTATGCTAAAAGTATCCAAACGGCTCTTCTTCCTTTTCACACTCGAATATCAGCAGAATTAGAAGATTTCTTTATTTACTATCAGCCAAAAGATATTGTGAGTGGTGATTTTTATTGGTTTAATGAAACCGAAAATAAGGTTTTTGTTGTTGTTGCCGATTGCACGGGTCATGGAATTCCCGGTGCGTTTATGAGTTTTATTGGTCATGATCTCCTTAACCACATAATTAATTTTAAAAATGTTAATAATCCTGCAGAAATATTAAAGCAGCTAAAATTGAGTGTGGCGCATCTCCTAAGGCAAAAGCAAACAGGCAATAGGGATGGGATGGATATTTCTATATGCGTTTGGGATAAAAAAGAACAAAAAGTACAGTTTTCCGGTGCTAATCATGAATTGATTTATATTCAGAATAAGCAATTACATCAGCTAAAAGGAAATAAAACCACCATCGGGCTTGATCATGATAAAAAAGTTAAGGATTTCGATGTTCATGAAATAAAGATTACTAATGATACTTGCTTTTATCTCTTCTCAGATGGTTATGTAGATCAATTTGGAGGTCTAAATAACAAAAAATATATGATTAAGAATTTCCGAGAATTATTGTTAAGGATTCATATGAAGAAGATGAATACACAAAAGGAAATTATTAAGGAAACCTTTGATCAGTGGAAAAAAGATCAAGAACAAGTTGATGATATTTTGGTGTGGGGATTTAGGATTTTTAACTAA
- a CDS encoding T9SS type A sorting domain-containing protein, whose translation MRSIFFTVFCFLTVLSFQAQSQILPSRNCAAQTIHNQKLLSNPTYKNRFLTIQKQTEEFLLSRRFSRTTQNNTYREIPVYVHVIYDQDSLDQNISNEQIASQIAVINEDFRALNSDTVNVPAEFKNLVTDYRLTFRLEGISRKASTVTAWNTNDEMKSSSSGGVDAITPETHLNIWVVPLVGDILGYAQFPGGDYATDGIVVSPYYFGSSDYDNNNDFYLGAPFDKGRTTTHEIGHYLNLFHIWGDGGCSVDDEVEDTPIAGSSNVGCPSYPSKSCSENTTSTSDMFMNYMDYVDDDCMNMFTEGQKLRSQALFETGGFRENLGQVYEDCTLAPPLEISLVNRTETSLNISWDTNPEASSYEVWYNGFTVTTELNSIELVDLIAGQNYEIRIASICSDGAKGEYSDVFNFNTLGCYVGPLQFVLNTDDFGSETTWELSLNGEIVQKDSITYNDNTEYIESFDFGDGNYEFTIYDSQDDGICCQFGTGSFTLTDSNGAEILTGSDFGSSLSASFCVEQSPQIDCDNASVASFGINTLASSPAIYEFTAPEEREYIISSVGYTTVNTDLKLYRDCNSIIAENDDFGGLQSELRITLSQNQTIYIVWDDTYSTSGFEWEISNGRDTQTINFPDLESKKVNDLDFALNATASSGLEISYTSSNHAVATIQGDIVTITGAGQTTLSASQAGNDSFLAAPVVNKILTVNKLSQTITINTIPDKLTTDADFVVIASTTSELPLRYEISGPASIRDSIVALSGIPGDVTVRVTQDGNDEYKANTATISFQVIKDPCEDFTFENIIVENISCYNANDGSIEVNLIEGIKPYRYILNSGTAVETNLFEGLKAGEYIITALDAQDCSISDTVIIQNPEPLQLSAKIIETEGFLDNGSIELSVAGGTGEYNIEWSNGATTALNDNIPVGTYSVIVTDENACSIEGTYEVRSLTVLKEVKDTEYLVYPNPVFQNLKIFHTGNSNQIYLYDLNGKLILEAPIQNKITTINVQHLRSGLYFIRLEGNNEIKRFVKE comes from the coding sequence ATGAGAAGTATATTTTTCACAGTATTTTGTTTTTTGACGGTATTGAGTTTCCAAGCTCAATCTCAAATACTACCTTCTAGAAATTGTGCTGCTCAAACAATCCATAATCAAAAGCTTTTATCCAATCCGACCTATAAGAATCGGTTTTTAACTATTCAGAAACAAACTGAGGAGTTTTTATTATCAAGAAGATTTTCAAGAACTACTCAAAATAATACTTACAGAGAGATACCAGTTTATGTTCATGTTATATATGATCAAGATTCATTAGATCAAAATATAAGTAATGAACAAATTGCTTCGCAAATTGCAGTAATAAATGAAGATTTTAGAGCTTTAAACAGCGATACAGTGAATGTTCCAGCCGAATTCAAAAATTTAGTAACGGATTATCGTTTAACATTCAGATTAGAAGGAATTAGCCGAAAGGCTTCTACAGTTACCGCTTGGAATACCAATGATGAAATGAAAAGTTCATCTTCAGGTGGTGTTGATGCGATTACGCCAGAAACACACCTCAACATTTGGGTGGTTCCCTTAGTGGGTGATATACTAGGCTACGCTCAATTTCCAGGTGGGGACTATGCTACAGATGGAATTGTGGTGAGCCCTTACTATTTCGGAAGTTCTGATTATGATAACAATAATGATTTTTATTTAGGAGCGCCTTTTGACAAGGGTAGAACTACCACCCATGAAATCGGTCATTATTTAAATTTATTTCATATCTGGGGTGATGGTGGTTGTTCTGTGGATGATGAAGTAGAGGACACTCCAATAGCAGGAAGTTCAAATGTTGGATGCCCATCCTATCCTTCCAAATCTTGCAGTGAAAATACGACAAGCACTAGTGATATGTTCATGAATTATATGGATTACGTGGATGATGATTGCATGAATATGTTTACAGAAGGACAAAAGTTACGCTCTCAGGCTTTATTCGAAACGGGTGGTTTCAGAGAAAATTTAGGTCAGGTTTATGAAGATTGTACTTTAGCACCTCCATTAGAAATATCTTTAGTTAATAGAACTGAAACTTCTTTGAATATAAGTTGGGACACTAATCCTGAGGCTTCAAGTTATGAGGTTTGGTATAATGGATTTACGGTAACAACTGAGTTAAATTCTATAGAATTAGTAGACTTAATCGCTGGACAAAATTATGAGATAAGAATTGCTTCAATATGTTCTGACGGGGCAAAGGGAGAATATTCTGATGTATTCAATTTTAATACATTAGGCTGTTATGTTGGTCCATTACAATTTGTTTTAAATACGGATGATTTTGGAAGTGAAACTACTTGGGAATTATCGCTAAATGGTGAAATTGTTCAAAAAGATTCAATCACCTATAATGATAATACTGAATATATAGAGTCTTTTGATTTTGGAGATGGAAATTATGAGTTTACAATCTATGATTCCCAAGATGATGGTATTTGTTGCCAGTTTGGGACAGGTTCATTTACCTTAACAGACTCAAATGGAGCAGAAATTTTAACTGGTTCCGATTTTGGCAGTAGTCTATCAGCTTCTTTTTGTGTTGAGCAAAGTCCACAAATAGATTGCGATAATGCTTCAGTAGCTTCTTTTGGGATTAATACTTTAGCAAGTTCTCCTGCTATTTATGAATTTACAGCACCTGAAGAAAGAGAATATATCATCAGCTCAGTTGGCTATACCACAGTAAATACAGACTTAAAATTATATAGGGATTGCAATTCGATTATTGCAGAGAATGATGATTTTGGAGGATTACAATCTGAATTAAGAATTACTTTGAGTCAAAATCAAACCATATATATAGTATGGGATGATACTTACAGTACTTCAGGTTTTGAATGGGAAATTTCAAATGGTAGAGACACTCAAACCATAAATTTCCCAGATTTGGAATCCAAAAAAGTGAATGATCTAGATTTTGCATTGAATGCTACTGCTAGCAGTGGACTGGAAATTAGCTATACCTCAAGTAATCATGCTGTAGCAACTATACAAGGTGATATTGTAACTATTACTGGAGCAGGACAAACTACTCTTAGTGCGAGTCAAGCAGGTAATGATAGTTTTCTTGCTGCTCCCGTAGTAAATAAAATTTTAACAGTTAATAAATTATCCCAGACAATTACTATTAATACTATTCCTGATAAGTTAACAACTGATGCTGATTTTGTAGTTATAGCTTCAACAACAAGTGAATTGCCTTTGAGATACGAAATATCTGGCCCCGCCAGTATTCGAGATTCAATTGTTGCTTTAAGTGGAATTCCCGGTGATGTAACTGTTAGAGTAACTCAAGATGGTAATGATGAATATAAGGCGAATACTGCCACAATTAGCTTCCAAGTGATAAAAGACCCTTGTGAAGATTTCACATTTGAAAATATAATTGTAGAAAATATTAGCTGCTATAATGCAAATGATGGTTCAATTGAAGTAAATCTAATAGAGGGAATAAAGCCCTATCGGTATATATTAAATTCTGGAACAGCAGTAGAAACAAATTTATTTGAAGGTTTAAAAGCCGGAGAATATATTATTACAGCTCTGGATGCTCAAGATTGTTCAATTTCTGACACGGTTATTATACAGAATCCCGAACCTTTACAATTATCTGCTAAGATAATTGAGACTGAAGGTTTCTTGGATAATGGTTCCATTGAATTAAGTGTTGCTGGGGGCACTGGAGAATATAATATTGAGTGGAGTAATGGAGCTACAACGGCTTTAAATGATAATATTCCTGTTGGTACTTATTCAGTTATAGTAACAGATGAGAATGCTTGTAGCATTGAAGGGACTTATGAGGTTAGGAGTTTAACAGTGCTTAAAGAGGTGAAAGATACTGAATACTTAGTTTATCCAAATCCTGTTTTTCAAAACCTAAAAATTTTCCATACTGGTAATTCTAATCAAATCTATCTTTATGATTTAAATGGAAAACTGATATTGGAAGCTCCAATTCAAAATAAAATCACGACTATTAATGTTCAACATCTGAGATCTGGATTATACTTTATTCGATTAGAAGGGAATAATGAGATCAAAAGGTTTGTGAAGGAATAG